From Paenibacillus graminis, a single genomic window includes:
- a CDS encoding DUF7507 domain-containing protein codes for MKIIPLVVRATINATGAITFTGNTLGLSRSDTAGVPGTQDSIGAFSTVNTASVFGTYPAGTTSLYQSNSSSAVLTIPSGSTVLYAELIWGGSYINGSVNLSSAINNPVTFTTPAGSTSSVAPDSATSNTVDLGNGASAYVRSANVTSIIQSGGAGTYTTGGVVGTIVITGDTTANHAGWTLGVIYQNPSLPFRNMSLRAGAVLVQASSAPVVTTITGFATPVSGALGGRILFSAQEGDANRSGDQALFGPTSNTQVALSGPNNFANNFFASQINNDSGALNTTGTFGTRNQTNGSPGTNIIGGRQGWDITNVDVSARLVNNQSTALLTLTTSGDAYVVNGNALQIDINAPKISLTKGSNVTGTIVGDTVTYTVTISNTGTASATSAVLSDTLPAGLTFVTRSVVVAGVSRPSYDITAGVPLGTLTLGTSVTVTYQATVTSLPSPQTVANTANVAFTFQSVAGGSVLTGVIPSNTATLPVYSPVLGIVKSANTANATVGDQITYTLQIANTGNIGAATTVTDNIPAGSTYVPGSFTVNGTPAAGNPAAGISIGTVPAGGSSTVQFRVQVNSLPSPPQLVDQATAAYTFQVPDGRTLAGTAASNTLTIPVTLPNVAVVKSAGFTDVAVGDILLYTSVISNNGIAPVTNVVLSDPIPAGSSFVPGSVTVAGGARPSADPATGITVGTLAAGTSVTVTFQVNVTSVPSPAQLSNRSSASYSSGVFTGISQSNTTATPVYQPVINIAKSANTTSATVGGNVLYTLRVQNTGNLAATVVLTDNIPAGSAFVASSVTVNGAARPSDSPTGGIALGAVAPGAAVTVTFLTAVQSLPSPPVLSNQGGSSYTYQLPGGRSLSGTSLSNTVSIPVSAPGISLLKNASLASMAVGENLIYTVVVSNPSGVPVNNVVLSDPVPAGAVFVAGSVTVNGASVPSANPGAGITLGTIAAGASSTVAFQVNAALLPNPAVLTNRASASFTAGTFSGAALSNTVSTSVYIPIIDLVKSANAAQASVGGSLSFTILVSNTGNIAAVLNLTDTLPPQAVFETNSVSIGGTPLPGYSPATGIPVGPLAPGDSVPVSFLVTVTALPPNQQLLNSAAASFTFTLPDGRQLGGSAASNTLAVPVSAPNVSIVKSVNAIDAVTGDIVTFTSVLTNNSIAAVSNIILSDPLPENAAFIPGTVIVGGLSQPLSVPSAGIPIGSLGPGASVAVTFEVRITMPIPSQINNQSTVSFTSGVFSGSSSSNVTSTPVIQPQISLVKSANDLNATVGDTVIYTVVVSNAGNLAANVTLTDNIPAGTVFDPNSVIVGGFPQPGAAPDTGITVGTVAPGASISVSFTVIIVSLPTPQQLVNQASSTFTYTPPDGRLLTGTAESNTVTVAVSAPNVEVVKSTTATAATLGDTIPYSVSITNTGIDPVNSVQLSDPTPPGTTFVTGSVSVNGVPFPNAHPATGVSVGTIAPGASATVTYNVTVTSAPASAAINNQATVTYTSGVAFSGSTFSNPVSVPFYQPVLSAVKSASTANATVGDTVTYTLTVSNSGNYPAALTVTDTIPAGTTFEPNSVLINGLPLPQADPATGIAAGTIAAGATVAVAFSVIITSLPSPQLLVNQGTIAYSFTLPDGRTLSGSVLSNTVTIPVTNPNLAVVKTTATTATTLGDTIIYSVTLTNNGIATINNVVFTDALPSGTAFVPGSVLVDGVARPAASPSTGVTIGSIAQGASVNVTFSVSVTSLPASGLLNNQSSVSFTSGVLSSVAFSNIVTTPVYQPVISAAKSSSSVNATIGDTIIYTVNVSNAGNYPAAATLTDTIPAGTTLLPNSVLINGFPSPGADPATGITLGSIAAGTTVAVTFSVVIDTLPASQQLSNQATISFAYTLPDGRTFNQTSVSNINQISVSSPNVLVVKSSPATDAVIGDTITYSISVTNSGIAPIDNAVLSDPIPAGASFVSGSVAVDGTPLPGANPANGIALGTIAPGATLQVTFSILVNALPASASLSNQASVSFTSGAFSGASYSNTFVTPVYQPFINIVKSADTANATVGDTVTYFLNITNTGNLAANVTITDSIPAGAVFIPNSVLVNGVPQPGADPAGGLNIGTVAPGATVTVTITLQVTVASLPSPQQLVNQAASTFTFSPPDGRLLSGSSVSNVLVIPVSSPDVTVVKSTPAIDAVVGDVITYTIVVTNNGIAPVNNVVLVDPIPAGSQFVAGSVTVDGTARPGANPGSGIVIGTIAPGASVTVTFQVQVVAV; via the coding sequence GTGAAAATTATTCCTCTAGTCGTTCGGGCTACCATTAACGCAACGGGAGCGATCACGTTCACTGGCAATACACTGGGACTGAGCCGCTCGGACACAGCGGGCGTTCCCGGGACACAGGACAGCATCGGGGCATTCTCTACAGTAAATACAGCGTCCGTATTCGGAACCTATCCGGCGGGGACCACGAGCTTATACCAGAGCAACAGCTCTTCGGCGGTACTGACAATCCCCTCAGGAAGTACGGTGCTGTATGCCGAGCTTATCTGGGGCGGCTCCTATATCAATGGTTCTGTCAATTTGAGTTCAGCCATCAACAATCCGGTCACCTTCACTACCCCTGCGGGCAGCACCTCCAGTGTGGCTCCAGATTCCGCTACCAGCAATACGGTAGATCTGGGAAACGGTGCATCTGCCTACGTCCGCTCGGCGAACGTAACCAGCATTATTCAATCCGGGGGTGCCGGAACCTACACGACGGGCGGTGTGGTTGGCACTATTGTTATTACCGGCGATACCACAGCCAATCATGCCGGCTGGACGCTGGGCGTGATCTACCAGAACCCGTCGCTTCCCTTCCGTAATATGTCTCTTCGGGCAGGGGCCGTGCTGGTGCAGGCCAGTTCAGCCCCTGTAGTCACAACCATTACAGGCTTTGCCACCCCGGTATCCGGAGCGCTCGGAGGCCGCATTCTGTTCAGCGCACAGGAAGGTGATGCCAACCGTTCGGGAGATCAGGCGCTGTTCGGTCCGACATCAAATACCCAGGTTGCGTTATCGGGTCCCAACAACTTTGCCAATAACTTTTTTGCCTCCCAGATCAATAATGATTCCGGCGCGCTCAATACCACCGGCACCTTCGGCACCCGCAACCAGACCAATGGCAGTCCCGGAACCAATATCATCGGCGGGCGGCAGGGCTGGGATATCACCAATGTAGATGTATCGGCGAGACTTGTGAACAACCAGTCTACTGCACTGCTGACCTTGACGACCTCCGGAGATGCCTATGTGGTCAACGGAAATGCGCTGCAAATTGATATCAACGCCCCTAAGATCTCCTTGACCAAAGGCTCCAATGTGACAGGGACCATCGTCGGGGATACCGTGACTTATACCGTAACAATCAGCAATACAGGAACTGCCAGTGCGACCAGCGCCGTATTGTCGGACACCTTGCCGGCAGGGTTAACCTTTGTGACCAGAAGTGTTGTTGTAGCCGGTGTATCCCGTCCTTCGTATGATATTACGGCAGGCGTCCCTTTGGGGACATTGACGCTCGGCACCTCTGTAACCGTTACATATCAAGCCACTGTCACTTCATTGCCGAGTCCGCAAACTGTAGCCAATACAGCCAATGTGGCATTTACGTTCCAGAGTGTGGCGGGCGGATCGGTTCTGACCGGAGTTATTCCGTCCAACACGGCCACCTTGCCGGTGTATTCGCCTGTTCTCGGCATCGTCAAAAGCGCCAACACCGCCAATGCTACAGTGGGCGATCAAATCACCTATACCCTGCAGATTGCCAATACAGGCAACATAGGAGCCGCTACTACGGTCACGGACAACATTCCGGCCGGAAGCACATATGTTCCGGGCAGCTTCACCGTTAATGGCACGCCTGCAGCAGGCAATCCTGCGGCTGGCATCTCTATCGGGACTGTGCCCGCCGGTGGAAGCTCCACGGTTCAGTTCCGGGTACAAGTGAACAGCCTGCCCTCCCCTCCTCAGCTTGTGGATCAGGCCACTGCCGCATACACGTTCCAGGTGCCGGACGGCCGCACCTTAGCCGGAACAGCCGCTTCCAACACACTGACAATACCGGTGACTCTGCCGAATGTAGCTGTTGTGAAAAGCGCGGGGTTCACCGACGTGGCCGTAGGCGATATTCTCTTGTATACCTCGGTTATCAGCAACAACGGTATTGCTCCTGTCACCAATGTCGTTCTGTCCGATCCCATCCCCGCCGGAAGCAGCTTCGTGCCGGGGAGTGTCACTGTTGCAGGCGGAGCCCGTCCGTCCGCCGATCCTGCGACCGGAATCACTGTGGGGACCCTTGCGGCGGGTACCAGCGTTACGGTTACCTTTCAGGTAAACGTAACCTCAGTACCCTCACCCGCGCAGCTTTCCAACCGTTCATCAGCCTCTTACAGCTCCGGTGTATTCACGGGCATTTCGCAGTCCAATACAACGGCAACCCCTGTCTATCAGCCGGTTATCAATATTGCCAAAAGCGCCAATACAACCAGCGCAACTGTAGGCGGCAATGTGCTGTATACGCTGCGGGTACAGAATACAGGCAATCTGGCCGCCACGGTTGTCCTGACTGACAACATTCCGGCCGGTTCCGCCTTTGTGGCGAGCTCTGTCACCGTAAACGGGGCCGCCCGCCCGTCCGATTCTCCAACAGGAGGCATTGCCCTCGGTGCGGTAGCCCCCGGAGCCGCCGTTACCGTTACCTTTTTAACGGCTGTCCAGTCACTGCCTTCTCCCCCTGTTCTTAGTAATCAGGGCGGCAGCAGCTATACCTATCAATTACCGGGCGGACGTTCTCTTTCAGGAACAAGCCTGTCCAATACGGTCAGCATACCGGTATCTGCCCCAGGCATTAGCCTGCTCAAGAACGCCAGCCTGGCAAGTATGGCTGTAGGGGAAAACTTGATCTATACAGTGGTTGTATCCAATCCCAGCGGCGTTCCCGTAAATAACGTTGTTTTGTCTGACCCTGTTCCGGCAGGCGCCGTATTCGTAGCCGGGTCAGTCACCGTGAACGGTGCATCCGTGCCTTCGGCCAATCCGGGAGCAGGGATTACACTCGGAACTATCGCGGCGGGTGCTTCATCAACCGTAGCCTTTCAGGTGAATGCAGCCCTTTTGCCTAATCCGGCCGTCCTTACCAACAGGGCCAGCGCTTCTTTTACGGCAGGCACGTTCAGTGGAGCCGCTCTGTCGAATACAGTGAGCACATCTGTATATATTCCTATTATCGATCTGGTCAAAAGCGCCAATGCCGCTCAAGCCTCTGTCGGCGGCTCTCTGTCCTTCACCATTCTGGTCAGCAACACAGGCAACATCGCCGCTGTTCTGAATCTGACCGATACCCTGCCGCCGCAGGCTGTGTTCGAGACCAACAGTGTCAGCATCGGCGGCACTCCGCTGCCGGGTTACAGCCCGGCGACCGGCATCCCTGTGGGGCCGCTCGCACCGGGAGACAGCGTTCCTGTTTCTTTTCTGGTCACCGTAACGGCGCTGCCTCCGAACCAGCAGCTGCTCAACTCCGCAGCCGCATCTTTCACCTTCACGCTGCCTGATGGACGGCAGCTTGGAGGAAGCGCCGCTTCCAATACGCTTGCCGTTCCCGTCTCTGCGCCTAATGTCAGCATCGTAAAAAGTGTGAACGCCATCGACGCCGTCACCGGCGACATTGTTACCTTTACCTCCGTGCTGACGAACAACAGCATTGCTGCTGTAAGCAACATCATTCTCAGTGATCCTCTGCCTGAGAATGCGGCTTTCATTCCCGGAACCGTAATTGTGGGCGGCCTTTCCCAGCCGCTATCAGTTCCGTCCGCCGGCATTCCAATCGGCAGTCTGGGCCCAGGGGCCTCAGTCGCCGTAACATTCGAGGTGAGGATAACAATGCCGATTCCTTCACAGATCAACAACCAGTCAACCGTAAGCTTTACCTCCGGTGTCTTCTCTGGCTCTTCATCTTCCAATGTCACCTCCACACCGGTGATCCAGCCGCAGATTTCCCTGGTCAAAAGTGCGAATGATCTCAACGCAACCGTCGGCGATACCGTCATTTACACAGTAGTTGTCAGCAATGCCGGCAATCTTGCCGCAAATGTAACCTTGACGGACAATATTCCGGCAGGTACTGTCTTTGATCCCAACAGTGTCATTGTCGGCGGATTTCCGCAGCCGGGTGCAGCGCCGGATACCGGCATTACTGTCGGTACGGTCGCTCCGGGTGCCAGTATTTCCGTCAGCTTCACGGTCATCATTGTATCCTTGCCTACTCCGCAGCAGCTTGTCAATCAGGCCTCGTCCACCTTTACGTATACTCCGCCGGACGGGAGACTGCTGACCGGCACAGCGGAATCCAATACTGTAACGGTCGCGGTGTCCGCTCCAAATGTTGAGGTTGTAAAAAGCACCACGGCAACAGCGGCAACGCTTGGGGATACCATTCCCTATTCTGTTAGCATAACCAATACAGGAATAGACCCTGTGAACAGTGTGCAGCTGAGTGATCCGACTCCGCCGGGAACCACTTTTGTGACCGGCAGCGTTTCGGTGAACGGGGTTCCCTTTCCGAATGCCCACCCGGCGACCGGTGTATCCGTTGGAACGATTGCACCCGGCGCATCAGCCACTGTCACTTACAATGTAACGGTTACTTCTGCACCGGCCAGCGCAGCAATCAACAACCAGGCTACGGTGACGTATACTTCCGGTGTTGCTTTTTCGGGTTCTACTTTTTCCAACCCGGTCAGCGTTCCGTTTTACCAGCCTGTTCTCTCTGCGGTCAAAAGCGCCAGTACAGCCAACGCCACCGTCGGCGATACCGTAACCTATACCCTGACGGTCAGCAATTCCGGCAACTATCCGGCAGCTTTGACCGTAACAGACACCATTCCGGCCGGCACCACGTTCGAGCCGAACAGTGTCCTGATTAACGGGCTGCCTCTGCCACAGGCTGACCCGGCTACCGGGATTGCGGCAGGAACGATTGCTGCGGGGGCAACCGTAGCGGTGGCTTTCTCTGTAATCATCACCTCGCTCCCTTCACCGCAGCTGCTCGTCAACCAGGGAACTATAGCATACAGCTTCACTTTGCCTGACGGGCGGACACTGAGCGGTTCGGTTCTATCCAATACGGTAACGATCCCTGTCACCAACCCCAACCTGGCTGTAGTCAAAACCACAGCAACCACAGCAACCACGCTTGGTGATACGATCATTTATTCTGTAACGCTGACGAATAACGGGATCGCTACCATCAATAATGTTGTATTTACGGATGCTCTGCCGTCCGGCACGGCATTTGTTCCCGGCAGCGTGCTGGTGGACGGCGTTGCCCGCCCGGCGGCTTCACCGTCTACAGGAGTTACCATAGGCAGCATCGCTCAAGGGGCTTCAGTAAACGTTACGTTCAGCGTATCCGTCACTTCGCTTCCAGCCAGCGGCTTGTTGAACAATCAGTCATCCGTAAGCTTCACCTCCGGCGTGCTCTCCAGCGTAGCCTTCTCGAACATTGTGACCACACCGGTATATCAGCCGGTTATAAGTGCAGCGAAAAGCTCAAGCTCTGTAAATGCAACCATCGGAGATACCATTATTTACACGGTTAATGTCAGCAATGCCGGCAACTATCCGGCTGCGGCTACTTTAACCGACACTATTCCAGCGGGGACTACACTGCTTCCGAACAGCGTACTGATTAACGGCTTCCCGTCTCCCGGAGCCGATCCGGCAACCGGAATCACGCTTGGCTCCATTGCCGCTGGCACTACTGTGGCTGTTACGTTCTCTGTGGTAATTGACACACTGCCGGCAAGCCAGCAATTGAGCAATCAGGCGACGATCTCCTTCGCCTACACGCTTCCGGACGGCAGAACCTTCAATCAGACATCGGTTTCCAATATCAATCAGATTTCCGTCTCCTCGCCAAATGTCCTGGTTGTTAAAAGCTCACCGGCAACGGATGCCGTTATCGGAGATACCATCACTTACAGCATTAGCGTCACTAATAGCGGCATAGCGCCCATAGACAACGCCGTGCTCAGCGATCCGATTCCCGCCGGTGCTTCCTTTGTCAGCGGCAGCGTAGCCGTTGACGGCACCCCGCTGCCTGGTGCCAATCCTGCCAATGGCATTGCGCTGGGTACTATCGCGCCGGGTGCTACTTTACAGGTAACGTTCAGCATCCTTGTAAACGCACTGCCGGCGTCTGCCAGCCTGAGCAACCAGGCTTCCGTAAGCTTCACCTCCGGAGCATTCTCGGGTGCCTCTTATTCCAACACCTTCGTGACTCCGGTATACCAGCCGTTCATCAACATTGTCAAAAGCGCGGATACGGCCAACGCAACCGTCGGAGATACGGTCACTTATTTCCTGAATATCACCAACACCGGCAATCTGGCGGCAAATGTTACCATTACAGATTCGATACCGGCGGGGGCTGTATTCATTCCGAACAGCGTGCTGGTCAACGGCGTGCCGCAGCCGGGTGCCGATCCGGCCGGCGGACTCAATATTGGAACAGTGGCTCCGGGAGCAACCGTCACCGTAACCATCACCCTGCAGGTCACGGTCGCCTCCCTGCCTTCGCCGCAGCAGCTGGTGAATCAGGCTGCCTCGACCTTTACATTCAGTCCGCCGGACGGACGCCTGCTCTCCGGCTCCTCAGTGTCGAACGTGCTGGTCATCCCCGTGTCGTCTCCAGACGTCACTGTAGTAAAGAGCACACCTGCCATTGATGCTGTAGTCGGCGACGTTATCACCTATACCATTGTAGTGACCAACAACGGAATTGCGCCTGTCAACAATGTCGTGCTGGTTGACCCGATCCCGGCTGGCAGCCAGTTTGTTGCCGGCAGCGTCACCGTCGATGGTACGGCCCGTCCCGGAGCCAATCCCGGTTCAGGCATTGTTATCGGCACCATTGCCCCCGGAGCTTCCGTTACAGTGACATTCCAGGTACAGGTAGTTGCCGTATGA
- a CDS encoding DUF423 domain-containing protein, with the protein MQRRFMAWGALLAMLSVGIGAFGAHLLKPVISEDYLKVYETGVHYHMIHALGLILIGLAAGQWGERSRLRWAGRLLILGIVLFSGSLYVLSITGIKGLGAITPLGGVCFLAGWLCLAWEALSRKN; encoded by the coding sequence ATGCAACGAAGATTTATGGCCTGGGGAGCCTTGCTTGCCATGCTGTCTGTCGGCATAGGCGCGTTCGGAGCGCACTTGCTCAAACCGGTAATTAGCGAGGATTACCTGAAGGTGTACGAGACAGGTGTACATTACCACATGATTCATGCACTGGGGCTGATCCTTATCGGTCTGGCTGCAGGTCAATGGGGGGAGCGTTCACGCCTGCGCTGGGCAGGGAGGCTGCTGATCCTGGGGATTGTTCTATTCTCCGGCAGCCTGTATGTCTTGAGCATTACCGGCATCAAGGGGCTTGGAGCGATTACTCCACTTGGAGGCGTATGTTTTCTTGCGGGGTGGCTTTGCCTGGCCTGGGAGGCTTTGTCACGGAAAAATTAA
- a CDS encoding YunC family protein → MVTMEPVAVGGHILVGVEVKLPKTTLLSISTSKGYIMCGALDVGLLNERLSDRGIIAARAVGVRTLPQLLAAPLESVTIEAEKLGIVPGMTGADALLLML, encoded by the coding sequence GTGGTTACAATGGAGCCTGTTGCCGTAGGCGGGCATATATTGGTTGGTGTTGAAGTGAAGCTTCCGAAAACTACGCTGCTGTCCATCAGCACGAGCAAAGGTTATATCATGTGCGGGGCGCTCGATGTGGGCCTTCTTAACGAGAGGCTCAGCGACAGGGGAATCATCGCAGCCCGGGCGGTTGGAGTGAGAACATTGCCGCAGCTTCTGGCTGCTCCGCTGGAGTCTGTAACGATAGAGGCCGAGAAGCTGGGGATCGTACCCGGGATGACCGGAGCGGATGCCCTGCTCCTCATGCTGTAA
- a CDS encoding Dps family protein, with translation MAKASNKVNTTSLEQVLNREVANLNVLYVKIHNYHWYVKGEQFFSLHVKFEELYDDVTLKMDEVAERLLSIKGSPAATMKEYLELATIQEATGKEDTRGMVQTLIEDFATVAEELTEGIELAEQVSDQPTADLFIKIRSDLEKNQWMLRSFLG, from the coding sequence ATGGCTAAAGCATCGAATAAAGTCAACACTACTTCACTCGAACAAGTACTCAACCGTGAGGTTGCCAACCTGAACGTGCTGTACGTCAAAATTCATAATTATCACTGGTATGTGAAGGGCGAGCAATTTTTCTCCCTGCATGTAAAATTCGAAGAGCTTTATGATGATGTTACCCTCAAAATGGACGAGGTGGCTGAACGCCTGCTCAGCATCAAAGGCAGTCCGGCAGCAACCATGAAAGAATATCTGGAACTCGCAACCATTCAGGAAGCGACCGGTAAGGAAGATACCCGGGGCATGGTGCAGACGCTGATTGAGGATTTCGCCACCGTGGCTGAAGAGCTTACAGAAGGCATTGAACTGGCCGAGCAGGTGAGCGATCAGCCAACAGCCGATCTGTTCATCAAAATCCGCAGCGATTTGGAAAAAAATCAATGGATGCTGCGTTCTTTCCTCGGTTGA
- the sufC gene encoding Fe-S cluster assembly ATPase SufC: MAADFVIEGLKATIEGKEILKGINLQMKGGEIHAIMGPNGTGKSTLASALMGHPKYEVTEGTAVLEGEDLLEMAVDERARAGLFLAMQYPSEISGVTNSDFLRSAINSRREEGSEISLIRFIRQMEAKMKELDMNPEFLHRYLNEGFSGGEKKRNEILQMMMLDPKIVILDEIDSGLDIDALKIVAEGVNSMRSPERGFLVITHYQRLLNYIKPDFVHVMMQGRIVKSGGPELAERLEAEGYEWVKEELGIEDETVGQEA, encoded by the coding sequence ATGGCAGCAGATTTTGTCATTGAAGGACTGAAAGCGACGATTGAAGGAAAAGAAATTCTGAAGGGCATCAACCTTCAAATGAAGGGCGGCGAAATTCACGCCATCATGGGACCGAACGGTACCGGTAAAAGCACCCTGGCTTCGGCTCTGATGGGCCATCCCAAGTACGAGGTTACCGAAGGTACAGCCGTTCTTGAAGGCGAGGACCTGCTGGAAATGGCTGTTGACGAACGCGCACGCGCCGGTCTTTTTCTGGCGATGCAGTATCCAAGTGAAATCAGCGGCGTAACGAACTCTGACTTCCTGCGCAGCGCAATTAATTCCCGCCGCGAAGAAGGAAGTGAAATTTCCTTGATCCGCTTCATCCGCCAAATGGAAGCAAAGATGAAGGAACTGGATATGAACCCTGAGTTTCTGCACCGTTATCTGAACGAAGGCTTCTCCGGCGGTGAGAAGAAACGCAACGAAATTCTCCAAATGATGATGCTGGATCCGAAGATCGTCATTCTTGACGAAATTGACTCCGGCCTTGATATTGATGCGCTCAAAATTGTCGCTGAGGGCGTCAACTCGATGCGCAGCCCGGAACGCGGCTTCCTGGTCATTACCCACTATCAGCGCCTCCTGAACTACATTAAGCCTGACTTTGTACATGTTATGATGCAGGGACGGATTGTGAAATCCGGTGGTCCTGAACTGGCAGAGCGTCTGGAAGCAGAAGGTTATGAATGGGTGAAGGAAGAACTCGGCATTGAAGATGAAACCGTAGGACAGGAAGCTTAA
- the sufD gene encoding Fe-S cluster assembly protein SufD — translation MTTQTILPVDAQLLGDWSQSSGEPVWLKDSRLNALTLAAGLALPKLEKTRIDRWNVNTYGTYKAGQAITALSEAPASVAALIKDQEEGSLIIQRNSSAIYVRLAPELAAQGVIFTDLQTAAKEHGDLVQRYLHKAVLPDEHSLAALHAALWNGGVFLYVPKNVVIETPLQAVLLTDDAEAAFVPHILIVADTNSSVTYVDNYVSDKTEAGLHNGAVEVFVGAGAKVRYATVHQLGEDTTDVTYRRAVVENDGTIEWIVGEMNYGDTASDTKSVLKGNGASSDAKVIAVGSGSQKLNYTTQAQHFGKNTPSDMITRAVMRDTATSIINGITKIEKGATRADGQQTEKVLMLSPGARGDANPILLIDEDDVTAGHAASVGQVNYEQVYYLMSRGISRHDAETLIIYGFLAPVVSQIPLEGLRNQLQSLVERKLGQ, via the coding sequence ATGACGACGCAAACCATTCTTCCGGTAGATGCACAGCTGCTCGGCGATTGGTCGCAGAGCAGCGGCGAGCCGGTCTGGCTGAAGGACAGCCGATTGAACGCACTTACGCTGGCCGCTGGTCTGGCACTGCCGAAACTGGAGAAGACCCGGATTGACCGCTGGAATGTGAACACCTATGGAACCTACAAAGCAGGCCAGGCGATCACTGCACTTAGTGAAGCTCCTGCTTCTGTTGCCGCACTGATCAAGGATCAGGAGGAAGGCAGCCTGATTATTCAGCGCAACTCCAGCGCCATCTATGTCCGCCTTGCACCGGAGCTTGCAGCACAAGGCGTTATTTTTACCGATTTGCAGACTGCGGCCAAAGAGCACGGCGATCTGGTGCAGCGCTATCTGCACAAGGCCGTACTGCCTGATGAGCACTCTCTAGCTGCGCTGCATGCGGCCCTGTGGAACGGCGGAGTATTCCTCTATGTTCCGAAGAACGTTGTGATTGAGACTCCGCTGCAGGCGGTGCTGTTGACCGATGATGCGGAAGCGGCCTTTGTTCCGCATATTCTGATTGTTGCCGACACGAACAGTTCAGTGACCTATGTCGACAACTATGTGTCAGACAAAACTGAAGCCGGACTGCACAATGGTGCGGTTGAGGTGTTCGTGGGCGCAGGAGCTAAGGTCCGCTATGCCACGGTTCACCAGTTAGGTGAGGATACGACTGACGTGACTTACCGCCGTGCCGTTGTGGAGAATGACGGAACGATTGAATGGATTGTCGGCGAGATGAACTATGGCGATACGGCCAGCGACACCAAGTCGGTGCTCAAGGGCAACGGAGCGAGTTCTGATGCCAAAGTCATCGCGGTGGGATCAGGCTCGCAGAAGCTGAACTATACCACCCAGGCGCAGCATTTCGGCAAAAACACGCCGAGTGACATGATCACCCGTGCGGTGATGCGTGATACGGCAACCTCTATTATTAACGGAATTACGAAGATCGAGAAGGGTGCAACCCGGGCTGATGGCCAGCAGACAGAAAAAGTTCTGATGCTGAGCCCCGGGGCGCGCGGAGACGCGAATCCGATCCTGCTTATAGATGAAGATGATGTAACCGCAGGCCATGCCGCTTCCGTAGGACAGGTCAATTACGAGCAGGTGTACTACCTGATGTCCCGCGGAATTTCACGGCATGATGCAGAAACACTGATCATTTACGGCTTCCTTGCACCTGTTGTGTCGCAAATTCCACTGGAGGGACTGCGCAATCAGCTCCAATCTCTTGTGGAAAGGAAGTTAGGCCAATGA